DNA sequence from the Bombus vancouverensis nearcticus chromosome 8, iyBomVanc1_principal, whole genome shotgun sequence genome:
ATAGTCTTCTTCGTCCAAGTGACTGGGTTCTTCACTACAGACATCCCTAGAGCAACGACGCAATTCGCGGCTTCCTGTTTGTTTCTTAATTGTTCAGGGAAGATCTCGTCACCTTGATGATAACTTCCTCTTAAAATTGCTCGAGCTTCGCCACGAACTCTTCTGTAAGCGTTCAAAGGTGGCAGATTCGAAGGACGAACAGCAGAACTAGGGTCGAACTTCCACGGTGGAAGCTTGTTCCAATTGACCACGTCGATAGCAATCATTTCATAGTCGCCTTCGCTTCCTAAGAAGTTCTGAAGATACTCTATAAGAGTGGCAATGTTAGTAAAACGTAACACTTTGGGTCTCACTAGTACTGTCTCGTCTGAAGTGGTCGTCCAATCTGGTATCAAAGCATAGTAATCGTTGTTGAATTTCCAAAGAGCAATATTTCTGTTCGGACTGATAGTCAGCGCGCCTGACTTGTACTTAGAGAAGAAGTTAGTTATCCCAGTCTTTAAATCTTGAACTTTAGGTGGCTTGGCTGTCAGACTCCCAGCTTCGACGCAGTCTTTGATGCTTAAATTTATTCGACGAGACGAAAGGAAGAACTCTGTCATAATATCATTGATCCTTGGAATGGTACCCCCTCCAAGTCTATCTACACATTTTGAGTGTAGTTTATCTCCAGTCACTATAACCTCATCGAGCACAGCTTGCGTCCAGTATCTCGGTTCATATACTTTCGCAAACACAATGGCCATCACAGCAATGGCAGCGGTTTGGTTATTTCGATTGACTCTCTCGAACTTCATATCGTCCATACCAATTGTGCCATCGATGGTCCATACGCCTTCTGTCATTTTAGGGAAATGATACCACGGATTGTCTCCTGAACTCGGCTTCGCTGGACGTTCTTCTTCAGCTACGCGTGTCTCGTATGCGTTATCCAAGCTGACCACGTCCAAAGTGAAATCTTCACCGGTAGCAACCGCTGTAATTGCGTTAGCGAGTGACTCTATGTCAGTGAACCACATTACAGCAGCAGTGCCGTCTCTTTCGCGAGGCTCTCCTCGAGTATCTCTTCCTTTAGGATCCATCGTGAAGAATACTTCGCCTTCTCTCCAAATAGGCATTATTACGTGATCTTGCCTAAATATTCCCATAGCGTTCATTTCAAAGAAAGTCTCCAATTGCGACTGTAGATCAGTTACCTTGCCAGTAACAGTGTCTTCTTCGAGGCTAACGTATATTCTATTCACTCCAACAGCGAAATCTTCGCTAATTTCACTAGGGATAAGATAAGTTCTTGGAGTCTCTTCCTCCTCTGCTCCTTCTGGAAGATTCTCTAAATTGTCTGTAGTAATCTTATCACCTATTTTAAGAATATCGTCCACCACTTCTCTGTACCATAAATGAGGATTATATAGTTTGGTCATTCCTAATGTTGCCAAGGCACTTCCAGCTTGCTGTTTGTCTCTAGTTTGCCTTTTAAACATCACTTCGTTAGCTTGATTAAAACTCCCTAGTAAGATAGCTCCATTGTCACCCATGTTGAAATAATTGTTCAAATCAGGCTTCACTGGAATCTGTTTGTCTGCTTCAACTTCTTCTTCGGTCATTTCTTGACCTATAGAAACGACTTTCATATTATGAATGGCGAATTCgttgtttgtttctgaatcctgGCCAGCATTCGTTTCGATTATACTCGCCAGAACAGACAGATCCAAAGTTCGAATTACACAGGCTGCGTTCTCTTCATCTTCCATTTCATCGATTAACCATAAACCCTGCTTGTTTCGAGGATTAGGATCGAAACAGTAATACACGTTCTGTGGGACCATTTCGTCCTTTTCTTTTACTTCTTCTTCGACTTTCCATACGGCCACGCTCATATTCTTCACGTCAACGATTCCATACTGATACTCTTCGAAAAATTGGTTCAAAGCTGAGACCAAATTTGGAACATCGGAATCGGCTGGTGAAGTCAAGTCTCCAACAACAGTTCCTTCTTCCACATCAATTTTTACCTTTCTATTTTTAAAGTACAGATTCTTCTTCAAATTTGGCACGAAGAAATATCGTTCAACATCTTCACCAACTTCCATAAGCGGATTACACCAATTGTAATAAGCGTCTCCTTCTCTAACTACGGTGTCAACGATCTCGTTGGTCCATTTCGCGGGCGGTGTTTCCCTAGCAGCAACTAAAGCTATCACTGGCATAGCCAGTCCCTGAATTCCTCTACTTTCGTCCTCAAAGCCTTCGTCGTCGTTTGATATAGTTCCCTGAAGAACCCACGTTTCTCCTGGCGTTCCCGGCTGGAAATCGTGCCACGGTCTGGTTCCAGGAACGTCATCTGGAATTGTAATATGTCTGATGGTAAAACGATCGTTTTTCTTCGCCTGttccaaatttttcaaaaataaagcAGCCAACGCGTCGGTAGTAGGGAATCTTATCACACAACAGTTGCCCTTTTTCTTTTGAGAATTCTCAGCCTTGGCGCCTTTCCCACCCTTTTCCTCTCGAATCCTAACTCCAATCACGTCACACTGGCGAGGGTCAAACATATAGAAACAATCATCTTGACTCCAAATCGCCACGGACATGGAAGAAGATTCAATTACTCCTTCTGTATTAACCAGAAAGAATTCTTCCAAAGCTTGTCTCAGATTCAACACAGTTGGTATCTTGGAAGAGATCGTTCCAGTGACCGTGATCAAATCTACGTCTATAACCAATTTTCTCCCTTCTAATTCGATTTTGATATCGTTCAAATCAGGAGCAGTCATGTTTTTCATCATTGGCTTGGCAGACTTCACCTCGGCGTACAAAATATCGCCCAAAGCCAATATTTCGTCTAACTTTGGCCTTAACCACGTTTTTACCGGATGAACCTTCTTCATGGCGATAGCCAGAACACAGTTTGCTACATTCTGAGCTCCTTTGCCTTTGTACATCTCACTGTGCTCGTGAGTCAGCCCGTGGAGAATCGCCATAGAACCCGGAAGCTCCCTAAACGTCGATGGTACGTTCACGTGCATGTCCTCGTAACTGTAACCAGTATCAAATTTATTCTGATCTACGAGAGGATCTGTTGCAAAACGCTTATCAATACTGTAGTTCGAAATGGTAATTTGTAAAGGTTCCCTATGAATCTTAGCTGCTACAACAACCTGCTTCTTCTGTCCCTTTGGTACCGGTTTGGTGCAGTCCATTTTATTCTCATCGATGTCGACAGGATTGATAGTTCTTAAAACGCTTCTATCGACGTACAAGCTGCTCGGTAAACGATCAATATATCCACGACCTACTTCGGTGACCTTCAACACAGTCACCTTGTCGATGCAATATCTGGAATCGTATCTCTGGTCCATACTCTTGAGGAAATGATCGCGAATATCGTTCAGACATTTGAATCTCATGACACAGGCTACACCATCTGGATGGTGAACACCTTCCTCGTCACAGGGTGCTGGATCAAAGAATAAAAAACCGATTTCAGGATGACGCCACATGGCCATAGATGTTCCTTGAGCTGTGATTACTCCCGCGTCATTATTCTGAAAGAACTTTTGCAATCCATCCGCAAAATCCGGACAACCGACAGCTTCACTCAACAAGTTTCCATAAATTCCTGTCTCTTCTACGCAGACTAAGACTTTGTAATTGGAAATGTAGAATTCTGGATGGACAAGACTGGCTTTCATATATTCGTTATCTTTTACGTGATTTCTCATTACGCTGGTGCGGAACACTTTGTCTCCGTATTCCAACACTTGGTCTACGTATTCTTTCACCCATTCTTTCGGCTCGAATAAACGGCCATAAACGATGGCTACGATCGATGCTGGAGCAGCTTGACGACCACGGCTTCTGTATTTGAAGTGGCGATCGTTCATCGCGTAAGAACCACGAAGGATCGCAGAGTTCGGCGTCAAAACACGGAATTTATGCCATCGTCTGCCAAAATCGAAGCGTGCtggctttttcttttttggaaGAGCGTCACCCTCGCCGGATGTCCCCGGTCCACCCTTCATCCCTGCCTTCTTCTCTGCCGCCGTGTCCGTCATgttgtttctgaatttattttatcggaatgcttattaaaataattctctttctattaaaataatattcgcATTTCGTTGAAATTTCTACGATAATTTTCCTAACCAATACATAATTAAGagatgaaaattgaaaatgacgAGTAACTTGCCTGATAGTACTACTTTATATAAGACCAATTTTAGCATAAATTTCGAATAATATTCATCTTTAACAAATCAGAATGAGTCGACGAACGTGGAAggttttttgtaaatttttacttGAAAATTTTCCTTATACATGTCTGAAAAAGATTGCTGTCACGAAGAACGTGAATGAAAAAAGGGATGAAAATCGGAATTGATATCGATAGTCAATCGATAAGGAATAAGAGACGACAAAAAGAAGGATCTATTgtcttataaaatttattataagtcTTCTTAGTCGCTTCACAATCTCGAGGATACTTTATTCGTTAcgaaacagtatatatatatatatatatatatcttgtggtataaaattatttgtGTTCGACTTACCTGACAAGCACCTTACTGCTTCTTTCTAAGAACAGGCGCACAATACACACAatatagagaaatattttaacatataatataatacaaataaaaatgtgAGAAAACGTATGAAACccaaaaatttccaaatataaAATTTGCTAGTCTTTGAAGCTTCCGCATACTAtaaaaaaggtacaaaattattTGCTTGCGTTTATAAATTCGAACGAAATATATCAATAGCGAATTGGAGTATATCaatgaattattttttcatttcttttttctttactaTAGGTCATTGATGCAGAAAAGCGGCCGTTGCAAAGTATATACCTGGAATTTATTACATCAACATATGAAAAaacgtaataaatattataaatatagaatataaagtACAAAGTAAAATCGATCAACTTGCTTTCGTATTTATTGTTACACGCTGCATGGATTCATGCAATGACGTAGTGTCCTCGGTTCTCCTTCACAATTGAACAATCTTGAAGacataatagtaataataataaaattaataataatgatattaataatgataataataatcattattcttatgacaataataatatttatatatatatatattcttttttttttcgttatgTACATACGACCTATAGATCATCGACAACGGAAACCAAGGTTGTACATATTTATCAGCCATAATCATCAATCGTTGATTAATCACGAATAGAATAGGATTCGTATTGATATTTTGTATACAGgcacagagagagacagagaaagaaacACGAATAAATTCGCGAGTCATTGAATAAGCCTATAATTTAATCGTCATCAGAAATGTTTCACTTAGATCGATGAACAAAATTGTTATTTTGATTCGTTTAAATCCCGATCGAAATATTCGGATCGCGATTCATGGGCAGAAGCTTTCTTTTCaactataatttttttatatttacaacatatatatatataatatgtatacgcTTAACTGATCTAATAGGATTATTGTAACAAGTTACCAAAAAATATCTACACagtaaaaatatagatatatatatatatatgtatatacatatataaacgcACATACACAGTATGTCGCTCGCTCGCGCTCGCGCACGCGTACGTGCATATTCGTATCTGcttctttcttcctccctttctttctttcttttttttctttcttttttctttctttaattctttttttcctttctttctatctTCTCCTTCTCTCCCATCATTCTTTGATACAACAGTTTAGACTTTCTCTATAATTATCTTGACTCCCTTCCATTCACTCAAGAaacgtacatatacatatataccatcttttgtctttttctttttacatttacCCACTTATCATGTGTGCGTGTAACATCATGTATCCCCTCACCCGAGTTTGCGTACGTATAGACGCATCTACGAACACGTGCATCATGGAGCACATTATAACGCGCGTAAATACGTGATACACTCGATGAATCGTTTACTTTTTTTCTGTTTGGCTGATTCGATTGCGCTTATTAATATCTTTCTGGCAGATCGTGACGCGGTTACTCTACTGCTCTAACTTGGACTGACATCGCTTTCTCCTCATAATATCAGAGACTCGTGGTATCTTTAGTCTATGCAAGTTTCGTTCATGTATTATCAGTATTTATCTGTACATATGTATTAGTTTCCAAGCATGTCCGCCCAAAAAAGAACAACGACGAGATATTTTGCAAACGTATTTAGATATAATAGGCATAGTTCACACGTACGATAATCAGCGTTTAAGATTTCTGTTGACAATTACACGCTACGTGGTCTCTATGTAATAAATCGTTTCAATGGCCCGTGTATACCTATGCACACGtccaaaaatatatatgtatgcctGAACGATtcgttttgtcttttttttttctttttttttctcttttttcttgttgtttTTCAAGTTTAATAACATCGTCGAGAATATTGCGTCACTTAAAAGTATCGCTAAGAACCACATTTaatcttattaaaatatatatgtatattcgatacTCGCATCTATACGAGTGTTTTAATCCCCTACGGTCCATTGTATGTCATTACTATCAATTTCTCAATCGTAATTTTAGAAAGCACCACATTTGGTAAAACGACTTAGAGAACCGGAAGAttctataaatttcatttaaataaagcAGACCATAGAGGGTTAAGGAGAAATATCAATGGCTGCAATGGGCACGTTATGCGAATCGTTTCACGAATATGTCTCGTTCCACGATCGTAAACTAGCACAACGACAACTcatgtcttttcttttttttttcgtttatcaTCACAGACGGAAAGAGACTTAATTATATAAGGGCCAATAAATTCTATTCAATTCATCTCACTCTGACTATTCTTTTTTCGCAAAAtgtcttttttctctcttttgttcttcttcttctcgtcgGTCGACCGTCAAATTCGTTCGACCGCGCGCGCATCGAAACGGAAAAAGAGTTATGAAACGAGAAACAGGATCATCGGCCATACGTGTGGTTGTTCGCATCTATTTCGAAAGATGTTACGCACTACGAACGTGCGTTACTGGAACGCTGACAATTCAGGCAACGGATAACGAGATCTTTGCACGAGCATTAACAATAAATCACGTGTGCAAAAGACAACAAATCGCCGGCAATATCACTTAAACTATTCACAGACTTCACAAGTTTAACGCTTTCAATCACGACGAAGAATAATTTCCTATCACTCTTCCATCGTGCAATTATTTTCTCTGCCTTTATACAGATAATTGAgattcgttaaaacgttcttCGTTTACGTCCCTACATGGCTCAGTAGAGATTTCAAAGCGTTTTTGTGCTATCTATATCTCGGAGGAGAACTACGATAAAGCCGAAGAATCCTCCAACGAATAGAGGGGAGCAAGAATCGTGAGGAATTATTGTTGCGAGTTTACGAGATGCCAGAAAAACAGGAACAGAATGAAATCATACAAAGAACGAATTATTAGAAAACACCTTTGTTAGACTTcattttgttataattattattattcagaGATTCATTAGTGACAACATAAACTTTCTTTGCACGATTCGACATCTCAATATCTTCACATATTCGTGACAACATCTGGTGTATGTAAACTGTAAAGACGACCTTATTCCGAGAAATCAcgaattttattgacatacaGAATAACACTTGGCTTCTAATCATATTGACCGTAGGCAAGAAATTTCACCGATCTCGAACGGGAACACATTGCGACGCCAACGCGTCGATCAAGACGCTGAAAATCATAGCTTAAAAATTAGAACAAGAACGTTCGAAAACTATTCTAAATACTGTTCCGGTTATGCGCGTATTCTATTGTCGCCACAAAAGAAATTATATTCTCTGCCACGCTACCTCGAAGAGTATTATATTTTCCAACTGTTCTCTCTGTACTTGGTCCCACGAAATTGCACGATTATTGGTTGAATTTTAAAACTATGCCAATCATCCACTAATTGTTTCTACGATAAAAATGCTCGTTTAAAAAGGGGCTCCAATTTCGAGGGAAAGTTCTACAACACGGAAAACTAGAATATAGAAAACGAACGGCAATTGACCGATTAACGAGTTCGAAAATTGCGATTTATTCGGTTGACTTTCATCGGAATAAGGCATGCCGCTATGCATGTAAACATAAAGAAGTTGGTTGTTTTTGAAGTCGAAAGATTAGAACGCATTTCGAATAGATTAGCCAAAGGAAGGTCTCGCGGCAAACAAAACTTCCATATGTTTTTCTCTTGTACCTTCTTTTTTTGCTATTTTATTGAAGTGacgctttttttctcttttgtcaAGTTTTCCAATGCGAGTCGTTGTTTAAAGGAGTAGGAGTTTATAAAACAAATCGCCTGTTGCTTGTTAATGCTACGTTCAACAAGACAGTTTCGCATTTACCGCGCTTGACCGGATTATTGTAGCGTaacttctttccttcttttttctttttacatctAAGTATTTCACATTCGGAGTATCTGAAAATAGAGATATCtagcattttattttatacactaATTTGTTGGTAACTCTCGAATACCTCCCTCTACGTGAATTCATCATGAGACTAAATATCTCGATCTATCGTTTATCTAGCCTCTTACAATGTATGTATAAGTCGTATCAAAatcaagaaaaaaaaataggttTTGCGATTGGACGATAACGAACATGACGGTACAAGCATCTGTTTTCACTATCGTTCATGTTTTACAGTTTTTTGTTTCCTTGTTGCTGTCagttttgctttttttttaagGAAGTGAACACCGCAAGTTTTCGTCAAGTCTCAAAAGAGCAAATATACTCGTCTACAATGACAAGAACTTGCACACACATCTCTCGCACCACTCTCTAGTAAAGCTTTATCTTCACATTTTTGTAAGCCTagatacgtatacatatatgtttatatatatacaaattacaACAAAGTAACTCCGTTGTTTGACAGCCTCTATCGCGAAATCAAAGACAGACATTAACTGTCCCGATTAGGGTGCTTGGCAAGGAATCGTCGAGGCCAGGGTAAAGGCCAGTCGTATTGTCGTGGCACCGTGCCGCCCACGTTTttctcgaaatatttaaaaatagggAACCACCAGAGTCGGGCCAAAAAGTTGTTTGGTTC
Encoded proteins:
- the LOC117162767 gene encoding uncharacterized protein LOC117162767 — protein: MTDTAAEKKAGMKGGPGTSGEGDALPKKKKPARFDFGRRWHKFRVLTPNSAILRGSYAMNDRHFKYRSRGRQAAPASIVAIVYGRLFEPKEWVKEYVDQVLEYGDKVFRTSVMRNHVKDNEYMKASLVHPEFYISNYKVLVCVEETGIYGNLLSEAVGCPDFADGLQKFFQNNDAGVITAQGTSMAMWRHPEIGFLFFDPAPCDEEGVHHPDGVACVMRFKCLNDIRDHFLKSMDQRYDSRYCIDKVTVLKVTEVGRGYIDRLPSSLYVDRSVLRTINPVDIDENKMDCTKPVPKGQKKQVVVAAKIHREPLQITISNYSIDKRFATDPLVDQNKFDTGYSYEDMHVNVPSTFRELPGSMAILHGLTHEHSEMYKGKGAQNVANCVLAIAMKKVHPVKTWLRPKLDEILALGDILYAEVKSAKPMMKNMTAPDLNDIKIELEGRKLVIDVDLITVTGTISSKIPTVLNLRQALEEFFLVNTEGVIESSSMSVAIWSQDDCFYMFDPRQCDVIGVRIREEKGGKGAKAENSQKKKGNCCVIRFPTTDALAALFLKNLEQAKKNDRFTIRHITIPDDVPGTRPWHDFQPGTPGETWVLQGTISNDDEGFEDESRGIQGLAMPVIALVAARETPPAKWTNEIVDTVVREGDAYYNWCNPLMEVGEDVERYFFVPNLKKNLYFKNRKVKIDVEEGTVVGDLTSPADSDVPNLVSALNQFFEEYQYGIVDVKNMSVAVWKVEEEVKEKDEMVPQNVYYCFDPNPRNKQGLWLIDEMEDEENAACVIRTLDLSVLASIIETNAGQDSETNNEFAIHNMKVVSIGQEMTEEEVEADKQIPVKPDLNNYFNMGDNGAILLGSFNQANEVMFKRQTRDKQQAGSALATLGMTKLYNPHLWYREVVDDILKIGDKITTDNLENLPEGAEEEETPRTYLIPSEISEDFAVGVNRIYVSLEEDTVTGKVTDLQSQLETFFEMNAMGIFRQDHVIMPIWREGEVFFTMDPKGRDTRGEPRERDGTAAVMWFTDIESLANAITAVATGEDFTLDVVSLDNAYETRVAEEERPAKPSSGDNPWYHFPKMTEGVWTIDGTIGMDDMKFERVNRNNQTAAIAVMAIVFAKVYEPRYWTQAVLDEVIVTGDKLHSKCVDRLGGGTIPRINDIMTEFFLSSRRINLSIKDCVEAGSLTAKPPKVQDLKTGITNFFSKYKSGALTISPNRNIALWKFNNDYYALIPDWTTTSDETVLVRPKVLRFTNIATLIEYLQNFLGSEGDYEMIAIDVVNWNKLPPWKFDPSSAVRPSNLPPLNAYRRVRGEARAILRGSYHQGDEIFPEQLRNKQEAANCVVALGMSVVKNPVTWTKKTMDEILAMGINVHRETKKAKPTIIRVKPKDIIRVFYVGVNILTADIESGTVAGIVAIPPPDPEDKKKKKGKRTRRARTRKTRSRRPQRVRAPPPPPILLEQGVPLFFEKNRAGIVVTDRGAVAIWKDMGVYFMYDPRARSDQGLQDFYGTSCVMWFACLEPLYEVLFANIDEQEKYGHYEICRVIIKTAMIEPLPCPAGFRPYFDCTGPPIPVIPMVGAKKNTTLDVETVTEYNIVDEELSVLRGTLHMHHRIWSTDTRGFQSTAIAAVAIVVGLLHVPSTWTPELIDAILRYGDLLHSDSVRATLSGNRNLSPSELLTVFIVGDFRATIHIHNHTTAGLLHTFDLSESLAMFFRSNCAGILHTNNMAVAVMQHYGKFYLFDPCARDDQGRPSFDGAACVMKCENIMNMAKVFVTNCNLKTPNVYTLNAVNVLSLYFFSDAKTQCPPKCIQ